The following proteins come from a genomic window of Eleginops maclovinus isolate JMC-PN-2008 ecotype Puerto Natales chromosome 8, JC_Emac_rtc_rv5, whole genome shotgun sequence:
- the sppl3 gene encoding signal peptide peptidase-like 3 isoform X1 — translation MAEQGYSSWAYSLVDSSQVSTFLISILLIVYGSFRSLNMDCENQEKDKDGNPTTGGFNNSNTNNSECYIQGIQTIDSTQALFLPIGASVSLLVMFFFFDSVQVVFTICTAVLATIAFAFLLLPMCQYLTRPCAPQNKISFGCCGRFTLAELLSFSLSVLLVLIWVLTGHWLLMDALAMGLCVAMIAFVRLPSLKVSCLLLSGLLIYDVFWVFFSAYIFNSNVMVKVATQPAENPIDVLSRKLHLGPGMGRDVPRLSLPGKLVFPSSTGSHFSMLGIGDIVMPGLLLCFVLRYDNYKKQANGEVPISGRMQRVSYFHCTLIGYFVGLLTATVASRIHRAAQPALLYLVPFTLLPLLTMAYLKGDLRRMWSEPFHTKTSSSRFLEV, via the exons ATGGCGGAGCAGGGCTACTCATCTTG GGCATACTCCCTAGTGGACTCCAGCCAGGTGTCCACCttcctcatctccatcctcctcATCGTCTATGGCAGCTTCAG GTCATTAAACATGGATTGTGAAAACCAGGAGAAGGATAAAGATGGGAACCCGACAACGGGGGGTTTtaataacagcaacacaaacaacagtGAGTGTTATATACAAG GTATTCAGACTATAGACTCCACACAGGCCCTGTTCCTGCCCATAGGAGCCTCAGTGTCTCTGCTAgtcatgttcttcttctttgactCGGTACAGGTGGTCTTTACCATCTGCACTGCAG TTCTTGCAACAATTGCATTTGCATTCCTCTTGTTGCCAATGTGCCAGTATCTGACCAGACCATGTGCCCCACAGAACAA GATTTCCTTTGGCTGCTGTGGGCGTTTCACTCTGGCTGAGCTCCtgtccttttccctctctgttctcctggtGCTCATCTGGGTACTGACTGGACACTGGCTCCTCATGGACG CTCTAGCTATGGGCTTATGTGTCGCCATGATAGCCTTCGTGCGGCTTCCCAGTCTGAAAGTTTCCTGCCTGCTGCTGTCAGGACTGCTCATTTATGACGTGTTCTGG GTGTTCTTCTCAGCCTACATCTTCAATAGTAATGTGATGGTCAAAGTTGCCACCCAACCTGCTGAAAATCCCATAGATGTTCTCTCCAGGAAGCTCCACTTGGGACCTGGGATGGGCCGAGACGTTCCCCGTCTCTCCTTACCTGGAAAACTGGTCTTTCCCAG CTCCACAGGAAGTCACTTCTCAATGCTGGGAATCGGAGACATCGTGATGCCGGGGCTGCTGTTGTGCTTCGTCCTGCGCTATGACAACTACAAGAAGCAAGCCAATGGAGAAGTCCCAATCTCCGGACGCATGCAGCGCGTCTCCTATTTCCACTGCACTCTAATCGGATACTTTGTGG GTCTGCTGACTGCCACTGTGGCCTCCAGGATCCATCGTGCTGCTCAGCCCGCTCTGCTATACCTGGTGCCCTTCACCCTACTGCCTCTGCTCACTATGGCCTACCTGAAG GGGGATCTGCGGCGCATGTGGTCCGAGCCCTTCCACACCAAGACCAGCAGCTCCCGCTTCCTGGAGGTATGA
- the sppl3 gene encoding signal peptide peptidase-like 3 isoform X2, translated as MAEQGYSSWAYSLVDSSQVSTFLISILLIVYGSFRSLNMDCENQEKDKDGNPTTGGFNNSNTNNSIQTIDSTQALFLPIGASVSLLVMFFFFDSVQVVFTICTAVLATIAFAFLLLPMCQYLTRPCAPQNKISFGCCGRFTLAELLSFSLSVLLVLIWVLTGHWLLMDALAMGLCVAMIAFVRLPSLKVSCLLLSGLLIYDVFWVFFSAYIFNSNVMVKVATQPAENPIDVLSRKLHLGPGMGRDVPRLSLPGKLVFPSSTGSHFSMLGIGDIVMPGLLLCFVLRYDNYKKQANGEVPISGRMQRVSYFHCTLIGYFVGLLTATVASRIHRAAQPALLYLVPFTLLPLLTMAYLKGDLRRMWSEPFHTKTSSSRFLEV; from the exons ATGGCGGAGCAGGGCTACTCATCTTG GGCATACTCCCTAGTGGACTCCAGCCAGGTGTCCACCttcctcatctccatcctcctcATCGTCTATGGCAGCTTCAG GTCATTAAACATGGATTGTGAAAACCAGGAGAAGGATAAAGATGGGAACCCGACAACGGGGGGTTTtaataacagcaacacaaacaaca GTATTCAGACTATAGACTCCACACAGGCCCTGTTCCTGCCCATAGGAGCCTCAGTGTCTCTGCTAgtcatgttcttcttctttgactCGGTACAGGTGGTCTTTACCATCTGCACTGCAG TTCTTGCAACAATTGCATTTGCATTCCTCTTGTTGCCAATGTGCCAGTATCTGACCAGACCATGTGCCCCACAGAACAA GATTTCCTTTGGCTGCTGTGGGCGTTTCACTCTGGCTGAGCTCCtgtccttttccctctctgttctcctggtGCTCATCTGGGTACTGACTGGACACTGGCTCCTCATGGACG CTCTAGCTATGGGCTTATGTGTCGCCATGATAGCCTTCGTGCGGCTTCCCAGTCTGAAAGTTTCCTGCCTGCTGCTGTCAGGACTGCTCATTTATGACGTGTTCTGG GTGTTCTTCTCAGCCTACATCTTCAATAGTAATGTGATGGTCAAAGTTGCCACCCAACCTGCTGAAAATCCCATAGATGTTCTCTCCAGGAAGCTCCACTTGGGACCTGGGATGGGCCGAGACGTTCCCCGTCTCTCCTTACCTGGAAAACTGGTCTTTCCCAG CTCCACAGGAAGTCACTTCTCAATGCTGGGAATCGGAGACATCGTGATGCCGGGGCTGCTGTTGTGCTTCGTCCTGCGCTATGACAACTACAAGAAGCAAGCCAATGGAGAAGTCCCAATCTCCGGACGCATGCAGCGCGTCTCCTATTTCCACTGCACTCTAATCGGATACTTTGTGG GTCTGCTGACTGCCACTGTGGCCTCCAGGATCCATCGTGCTGCTCAGCCCGCTCTGCTATACCTGGTGCCCTTCACCCTACTGCCTCTGCTCACTATGGCCTACCTGAAG GGGGATCTGCGGCGCATGTGGTCCGAGCCCTTCCACACCAAGACCAGCAGCTCCCGCTTCCTGGAGGTATGA